The DNA sequence CGCTCGCCGCCGAGATCCAGGTCGACGTCACCCGCGAGGCCTGACCCGCTCCCTTGTTTCGCTGAGACGCCAACTGCACGCCGAGACCATGGGGTTTCCCCACCGTCTCGGCGTGCAGTTGTCGTCTCACGGCCAGGGCGGCGCCCGCGTAGCGTGGGGGCGTGGACGAAGCGACGTGGGACGAGCGCATCGCGGCCTTCTGGGCGGATGCCGATGACGAGCGACCGGACGCGATGTGGGCCGCGCTCGAGCCGCTGCTGGCCGAGCGCGCCGCTGACGATGCGGCGGCGCTGTTCGAGCGCGCGTCGCTGCACGACATGCTGGGTGAGGAGCAGCAGGCCGTCCCGCTGTACCAACGGGCCATTGCCGCAGGTTTGGATGCCGAGCGCGACGGTTTCGCCGTGATCCAGCTCGGCAGCACGCTGCGCAACGTCGGCCGACTCGAGGAGGCGGCGGAGCTTCTGCAGACCCGCGTGGACGATCCCTCTCTCGGAGCGGCGGCGCGTGCGTTCCTCGCCCTGACCCGCCACGACCAGGGCCGGCACGCGGAGGCGCTCCGACTCGTCCTCACGGACCACGCGCCGCACGTGCCGCTGTACGGACGCGCGCTCGCCGAGTATGCCGGGCTGCTGACCGACTGAGCGGGTGGTCCGACGCGTCGGATCCTTGCGACGATGGAGGTGTGCGTCGGCCGAGCCTTCCCCTGCCCCTGTCCGCGGTCGACGTCGACGGCTGGATGGCCGTGTCGGCGCGGAACGCGCTCGCCGGCTACGTCGGTCAGATGCCGGAACTCTGCGTCGAGGTCGGTGGAGACGTGTTCGCCTCCGGCCGGCTCGGCGCGGCCACGCCCGCGCGCAATGCCGAGAGCGTGGCGTGGTGGAAC is a window from the Microbacterium lacus genome containing:
- a CDS encoding tetratricopeptide repeat protein, with the translated sequence MDEATWDERIAAFWADADDERPDAMWAALEPLLAERAADDAAALFERASLHDMLGEEQQAVPLYQRAIAAGLDAERDGFAVIQLGSTLRNVGRLEEAAELLQTRVDDPSLGAAARAFLALTRHDQGRHAEALRLVLTDHAPHVPLYGRALAEYAGLLTD